GGACAGAAAGTAACTTCGTGTTAACAGGAAGAAACCAGGAGATCTGGGGTTCTGGGCAGATTTGTGTTTCATCCCACTCCTTCTCTGCAGCCGGTTTCTCCGCCCGTCACACAGACTCTTCAGTTATGGCAGGAATTTTCATGAGAGCATCAAAGCTGAGGACAGCTCTGAGACACTTGAGCTCCCGCAGCTCCCTCTCATCTGCAGCCATAACCAGGGTCTCGCCTGCCGACCCCTGCAGGCCGTCTCTCCTCTGCGGCTCTGGGCAGTTTGTAGCCTCCGCTCGAAAGCTACACGCCGAGGCAGAGGGACAAAAGCCGTCTCCTGCCGCAGCCCCAGAGAGACGGCCTTTCTCCAGAGTGACTCCGGAAGATTTGTCCTTCTTCAGAAAGGTCCTGCCAGGCGGGACCATCACTGACCCTGACCTGCTGGAGTCAAGTAATGAAGACTGGCTCAAAACAGTGAAAGGTGATGATGACGAAGAGTTGAAATCAGCATCAGGATTAATTTTATTACACAAATTAAGTTACATAGAACGTATTTCTCATGCAGGTTccagtgaagtgttgttgagaCCGCAGACAACGGAAGAAGTTTCTCAAATTCTCAGGTAAATAACAAACAATGAGAAAAAGGCTTGGTACAAAAGCAAGGCATGTCTTTTAAAGAGTCTTATTTCCCCCCCTGCAGTTATTGTAACAGTCGTAACCTGGCAGTCAACACTCAGGGAGGCAACACTGGGCTGGTTGCAGGCAGCGTGCCAGTCTACGATGAGATCATCCTCTCTACCTCGCTTATGAAAAACATCCTCAAATTTGATAGCATCTCTGGTAAGTTCACAAATTCTGAATAATTTTATGTATCTTTGAAAAACTGATCAAAATCATTATCAGAACAAACAAATTCAAGCACAACTtagaggttcagtgtgtagaatttagtgacatctagtggttgcatgttgcagctgagcaCCCCTCACCTTACACCCCCCTTCCAAAGattaaagagaacctgtggtagccttgagttgtattaaaaactcaaaaggtgttaagtctgtccagtctgggctactgtaaaaaatacaTGGTGGCGGAGAAGtcgtatgtaaatataaagtatttcactATAAATGACTCATTCTAGGGTGAAGAAAACAATTTATACAACTTACAAGACATTTCAAACATATAAACTAATTTTACAGAGAACTCTGTCTAAATTACTCCCCCACTGCAGATTAGCTGAGATTGTGagtgagtccccccccccccccccccactgctgcagcttgttttattaaagtttcttttcatttctaacATTTCATGTTTCCAATTTGCACCAAGTCCACCAGTGCACTTCCCAGGACCCCCCAGAGTTTGAAGTAGATCAGCGGTTATCAAGGCGTATTACATGCATcagtacacatacacatagtgACAGTAAGATTTCTCATCCACTGTGTTTCAGGTATTCTAACCTGCCAGGCAGGTTGTGTCCTGGAGAACTTGTCTCTCTACCTGGAGGAAAGAGACTACATCATGCCACTGGATCTGGGCTCAAAAGGCAGCTGCCAGATTGGAGGCAACGTGGCAACAAACGCAGGCGGACTGCGGCTGCTGCGATACGGCTCCTTACACGGGACTGTGCTGGGTGTGGAAGTGGTGAGTGGAGAGAACCACTTCAAAACCTTCAACACCTTCAGCACCTTGTGAGGAGAAGTGTGAGCTCACATGAATCTGATagtaaagaataaaaagaattgattgaatgtgtgtggatgtgtgtaacATGTACAGGTGTTGGCAGACGGGCGGGTGCTGGACTGTCTGACCACACTGCGGAAGGATAACACCGGATATGACCTCAAACAGCTCTTCATAGGGTCAGAGGGGACACTGGGGGTCATTACAGCCGTGTCCATTCTTTGTCCTCGGAAACCCAAATCTGTCAACGTGGTTTTCCTGGGTAGGTTCCCTTTTCTCTGTCACTCAGATCTGGAGACAAAAACTGTGAATTTAACAATGTGATGCATTTTTTCGTGTACGTCAAACAGCTAAATCCAGTcccctgtgtgtgcgtgtgtgtgtgtgtgtaggatgtgAGACCTTTGAGAAGCTACTGCAGACGTTTCAGCTCTGCAGAGGCATGCTGGGAGAAATCCTGTCTGCTTTTGAGTTCCTGGACAGTGAATGTATGAGGCTGCTGAACACGCACCTCAAAATACCTAATCCCATTTCAGGTAGGCACGCACAACTAAATGTTTTCAAGAAGTCGGCGTACTAGATTTTTACGAGACCTCTTTGCCTTTATCAGCAAATGTTTATAAGTGATAAGTTATGCATACTTACAAGCTTCATGTGGCATTTTCATGTATGTTAAACTATATGTATTACCCATTATAACCCATCAGTTATGGATATGGGAAGATGTGACTTAAAGTTTACTTACAACCTCATTGGAGTGTGttacaaaacattttgtgtttgtatgtgtcacTTATAAATACTGACACACacgtcaaccccccccccccccccccggcagccTGCCCATTCTACATCGTTATagaaacatctggatctgaCGCGACACACGATGGAGAGAAACTCCACAACTTTCTGGAAGAGGCGATGAGCTCTTCAATTATCGCTGATGGAACCGTGGCAACTGAGGATTCCAAAATAAAGGTAACTGGTGAACACATTGTTGGTTTTCTAGTCTCTGTACTTGAttttattgataataaaaaaatagaagaGGCACCGAGTAGAATGCACAACTCACCCAAGGCCAACAGTcccttttaaattcaatcaaattgcACTCACTCATAGATCAGTCGCCTAAATATCCTATCTTGTAATGTCCATGTCTCAAACTTCCAGCAAGTCTTGTGGATTTTCTTTCACCATATAGTTTTCGGGAAGGGCCAAGATAAAAAATATGACTCTTTTTCCCACTTGTAACTTTTCAGGCTCTGTGGTCGATGCGGGAACGCGTCACTGAGGCTCTGACTCACGAGGGCTACACGTACAAGTATGACATCTCTCTTCCGGTGGAGCAGATCTACATGCTGGTGGAGGACATGAGGAAGCACGTGGGCAGCCGAGCTAAGAGTGTGGTGGGATACGGACACGTGGGTAAGAgcacaagattttttttatttgaaatactggTCTGAAAGAGATGATTTCTTGGCATCTCTTTGGTGACAATACCTACAACATATCGGCATTTTGATATTATGTTTACTTCAATCTCTTACAATCTCCCCCTGCAGGTGATGGTAACCTCCACCTAAACGTCACATCTCCTGCCAAAGACCCGTCTCTCCTCGCCACCATCGAACCGTTTGTCTACGAGTGGACGGCCAGATACCAGGGCAGCATCAGCGCTGAGCACGGACTGGGCCTGAAGAAGAGGAACTACATCTACTACAGTAAACCCAGCCAGGCAGTGGCTCTCATGGGCGACATCAAAACCCTGCTGGACCCCAAAGGCATCCTCAACCCGTACAAGACTTTACCAGACGACCTCATACCACCTCATAACCCTCCGGCTGCTGTGGAGTAAATAGTCATGTATATAAATCTCACGCAGGACTGATCTCCACGTGGTTTTAAGGCAGCTCATGCCGTCATCTACCTGAACTGCAGGTTTTGCACGAGACAGCGTTCACCAGGTAAAACGCAAACTCTCACTGatctgtacttttatttttatttgcacaaaTCATAACTTTGAGAACGTCAACAAGGTGCTTACTTAGTCCCTGGACTCCAAATACTCCAAATTAAGTTACCTCTAAACATTATCAACAACCTGATAGTTATGTTCCTGTCCATTACCTGTGACACCTGTGGGAAAACGTAGCCTGCAGCCACAGATTAGAAGAAAGTAAGATGAAGAAAATCTTGTGTCTGTCCAATCTGTCCCCTGCCACTGTTCTAAGAACCTGTTCTTGAAAATAAcctgtataaatacatttaaaaaaaatcatataacAGCAAACAGTTGAACAAGAATgcagtaaatgttttattacatataaaaaagacaaagcaacatttgttttttcaaaacaaacccAGAATTTTTTGAACAAGTTTGTTTGTAACCGCACAACTCAGTAactgtcttttttaaataaagcgaTTTCCAAATGAAAATGGAGTGTTTCTTTCCCATTATTCAGGTAACTTGTAAAGTGTTGCTTGATGGGAGACGAGGAGTGAATTGAGGCCCAGCTCGCTACAGAAAGTCTTCACTCCCATTGgcttataaaaataaaaaaaacaccaactcAGCATTAAACCAGTCTTCCTTGATTCCTCTCTGCTGACACAGAAGACTTTTAGTTGTAATTACACAGTGATTTTATGAACAGTCAGGCAGAGGGGAACACCTTCTTACTATAAGATACAGAATAATTCCTATTGGCAGGTGCTTACTGTTCGTTCCAGGAAGCAACAGAATAAACATGTAACATTTGTGGTGTTTCTTCCCCTCAGCCCGAttccttttcctccatttctcaCCAAACTGTTTCCTACTAGCTTCATTAATGACAACATCGGTACAGAACGTTCATTAGTGTCGATGCCTATATATAAATTCAGTCCATTTCACGCACCATCAGTCTTACATATCCTCAGTAGTGTGGTAGCAGTGGAGCTCcagtatataaatattaaactaCGTTTAGAAAGTTTCAAAACAATTGC
This Limanda limanda chromosome 12, fLimLim1.1, whole genome shotgun sequence DNA region includes the following protein-coding sequences:
- the d2hgdh gene encoding D-2-hydroxyglutarate dehydrogenase, mitochondrial, whose amino-acid sequence is MAGIFMRASKLRTALRHLSSRSSLSSAAITRVSPADPCRPSLLCGSGQFVASARKLHAEAEGQKPSPAAAPERRPFSRVTPEDLSFFRKVLPGGTITDPDLLESSNEDWLKTVKGSSEVLLRPQTTEEVSQILSYCNSRNLAVNTQGGNTGLVAGSVPVYDEIILSTSLMKNILKFDSISGILTCQAGCVLENLSLYLEERDYIMPLDLGSKGSCQIGGNVATNAGGLRLLRYGSLHGTVLGVEVVLADGRVLDCLTTLRKDNTGYDLKQLFIGSEGTLGVITAVSILCPRKPKSVNVVFLGCETFEKLLQTFQLCRGMLGEILSAFEFLDSECMRLLNTHLKIPNPISACPFYIVIETSGSDATHDGEKLHNFLEEAMSSSIIADGTVATEDSKIKALWSMRERVTEALTHEGYTYKYDISLPVEQIYMLVEDMRKHVGSRAKSVVGYGHVGDGNLHLNVTSPAKDPSLLATIEPFVYEWTARYQGSISAEHGLGLKKRNYIYYSKPSQAVALMGDIKTLLDPKGILNPYKTLPDDLIPPHNPPAAVE